The Citrifermentans bemidjiense Bem genome window below encodes:
- a CDS encoding HAD family hydrolase, which translates to MRKETKAVIYDCDGVLFDSFEANYAFYGQVVEHFGKAPLDRGDAELMRILHTYCNKDVLSHIFAGEERMGEVRAFSASIDYRKLFPLMVMEEGLRETLEALKGRVELAVCTNRASSMDMLLESFGLAPYFSCVMTAAQVQNPKPHPEPLWKVLAQFGIAPEEALFVGDSEVDRQAADAAGVPFIAYRGGMRALARIEKHQELLLLL; encoded by the coding sequence TTGAGAAAAGAAACCAAGGCGGTCATTTACGACTGCGACGGGGTGCTGTTCGACTCCTTCGAGGCGAACTACGCCTTCTACGGGCAGGTGGTAGAGCACTTCGGCAAGGCCCCCCTGGACCGCGGCGACGCCGAGCTGATGCGGATTCTGCACACCTACTGCAACAAGGACGTGCTGTCCCACATCTTCGCCGGAGAAGAGCGGATGGGCGAGGTGCGGGCTTTCTCGGCCAGTATCGACTACAGGAAGCTTTTCCCCCTGATGGTGATGGAGGAGGGGCTGCGCGAGACACTGGAGGCGCTGAAGGGGAGGGTGGAGCTTGCCGTCTGCACCAACAGGGCAAGCTCCATGGACATGCTGCTGGAAAGCTTCGGGCTTGCTCCCTATTTCAGCTGTGTCATGACCGCCGCGCAGGTGCAAAACCCGAAACCACACCCGGAGCCGCTTTGGAAGGTGCTGGCTCAGTTCGGGATCGCCCCTGAAGAGGCGCTCTTTGTCGGGGATTCCGAGGTGGACCGCCAGGCAGCCGACGCTGCCGGCGTCCCGTTTATCGCCTACCGCGGCGGGATGCGCGCGCTGGCCAGGATAGAGAAGCACCAGGAACTGCTGTTACTGCTGTAG
- a CDS encoding HNH endonuclease, giving the protein MDYFIIEVSEEEIRREREKARELRRSQWWKNRVGRGACHWCGGKFPPAELSMDHVVPVIRGGKSTRGNVVPACKECNNKKKHLLPIEWEEYLETLAGNKQQ; this is encoded by the coding sequence TTGGACTACTTCATCATCGAGGTCTCCGAGGAGGAGATCCGCAGGGAACGTGAGAAGGCGCGCGAACTGCGCCGCAGCCAGTGGTGGAAAAACCGGGTGGGCCGCGGCGCCTGCCACTGGTGCGGGGGGAAGTTCCCTCCGGCCGAGCTTTCCATGGATCACGTGGTGCCGGTGATTCGCGGCGGGAAGTCGACCCGCGGCAACGTGGTCCCCGCTTGCAAGGAATGCAACAACAAGAAGAAGCACCTGCTCCCCATCGAGTGGGAGGAATACCTGGAGACGCTTGCCGGGAATAAGCAGCAGTGA
- the rnhA gene encoding ribonuclease HI, which translates to MQVEIFCDGACSGNPGVGGYGSILRCGETVKEISGAEGDTTNNRMEMSAAIAALDALKRPCQVVVTTDSQYLAKGMTEWLSGWVKRGWVNSKKEPVLNRDLWERLLELSRVHQIRWVWVRGHNGHVENERCDELARAAIDSYRAGSAR; encoded by the coding sequence ATGCAGGTTGAGATCTTTTGCGACGGGGCCTGCAGCGGCAACCCCGGGGTTGGCGGGTACGGCAGCATTCTGCGCTGCGGCGAGACGGTGAAGGAGATCTCCGGCGCCGAGGGGGACACCACCAACAACCGGATGGAGATGAGCGCCGCCATCGCCGCGCTCGACGCGCTGAAGCGCCCCTGCCAGGTGGTGGTGACGACCGATTCCCAGTACCTGGCCAAGGGGATGACCGAATGGCTTTCCGGCTGGGTCAAGCGTGGGTGGGTGAACTCGAAAAAGGAGCCGGTCCTGAACCGCGACCTCTGGGAGCGGCTCCTGGAGCTCTCCCGGGTGCACCAGATCCGCTGGGTGTGGGTGCGCGGCCACAACGGCCACGTGGAAAACGAACGCTGCGACGAACTGGCGCGCGCCGCCATCGACAGCTACCGCGCAGGCAGCGCCAGGTAG
- a CDS encoding lysophospholipid acyltransferase family protein yields the protein MKVSLLRRLWVTFSIWVIGCYASALNRFTVCGAERIPGSGGVLVASNHISAYDTIFLPWAVIRRNPLQMLWAPAKEELFQNRIMGLVYRSWGAFPVRRGRDIRAGKQINVLLADQKVMLFPEGTRHKDGVLGKGNRGVGKIIYDTRPQVIPTALTGVNRWKFPALGAKGGVSFGHPLDFSDLYQLEDCKETHQLIVDRVMEAIATLLRQEGGNVDAG from the coding sequence TTGAAGGTTTCACTTTTGCGTCGCCTCTGGGTCACCTTTTCCATCTGGGTGATCGGCTGCTACGCCTCCGCGCTCAACCGCTTCACAGTTTGCGGCGCCGAGCGTATTCCCGGCTCGGGAGGGGTGCTGGTCGCCTCGAACCATATCTCCGCTTACGATACGATCTTCCTTCCCTGGGCCGTCATCCGGCGCAACCCGCTGCAGATGCTCTGGGCCCCCGCCAAGGAGGAGCTGTTCCAAAACCGCATCATGGGGCTCGTCTATCGCTCCTGGGGCGCCTTTCCGGTGCGCCGCGGCCGGGACATACGCGCCGGCAAACAGATCAACGTGCTTTTGGCCGACCAGAAGGTCATGCTCTTTCCCGAGGGTACCAGGCACAAGGACGGCGTCCTCGGCAAGGGTAACCGCGGCGTGGGGAAGATCATCTACGACACGAGGCCCCAGGTGATCCCGACGGCGCTGACCGGCGTGAACCGCTGGAAGTTTCCCGCGCTCGGCGCCAAAGGGGGAGTCAGCTTCGGGCATCCGCTCGACTTCTCCGACCTCTACCAACTTGAGGACTGCAAGGAGACACACCAGCTGATCGTGGACCGGGTGATGGAGGCGATCGCCACGCTTTTGCGCCAGGAAGGAGGCAACGTCGATGCAGGTTGA
- a CDS encoding ATP-binding protein, whose protein sequence is MELKSRVFSWARLSEPGAKSFLLQALLGGGLTFLFWLLQAAIDYFLFGGNSFYKYLLHPDRHQAAEFSLVVFLVCCLLLYSRHSHQLQAQLQAALKTALDKSEDDKVKLRGIVEAMGDAISIQAPDMTIVYQNRAHVEMMGQHVGEPCYQAYRQEKEICPGCHLAAAFADGKVHRAKVSPEPGNGNRYVEITGSVLNGADGRPALGIEVVRDVTAQRLVEREAAQLNLALTRQATELKQVNRELEAFCLAVAHDLRAPLTRIYSSAQELQGYCDLLDENGRFFVSLVNDGCVHMESMIEALMILCHVTEMEMAPAPVDLAELVQELAAQLQLDHPGRKVTLRLPERLVVQGDRELLRIAMENLLSNAWKYTSHVAMPLIELGSFGSEQGELVIFLRDNGAGFDNARAEELFKPFRRLHSALEFPGTGLGLATVRRIIRRHNGQIWGDGTPGAGATFYFTVNG, encoded by the coding sequence TTGGAGCTGAAGTCGCGCGTTTTTAGCTGGGCCAGGCTCTCCGAGCCCGGAGCCAAATCCTTCCTGCTCCAGGCGCTGCTGGGGGGTGGGCTTACCTTCCTCTTCTGGCTGCTCCAGGCGGCCATCGACTATTTCCTTTTCGGCGGCAACTCCTTTTACAAATACCTATTGCATCCGGACCGGCACCAGGCGGCGGAGTTTTCCCTGGTGGTCTTTCTGGTCTGCTGCCTGCTCCTTTACAGCAGGCACTCCCACCAGTTGCAGGCTCAACTGCAAGCGGCGCTTAAGACAGCGCTCGACAAGTCCGAGGACGACAAGGTAAAACTGCGCGGCATCGTCGAGGCGATGGGAGACGCCATCTCCATCCAGGCGCCGGATATGACCATCGTCTACCAAAACCGCGCCCACGTCGAGATGATGGGGCAGCATGTCGGAGAGCCTTGCTACCAGGCGTACCGCCAGGAAAAGGAAATCTGCCCCGGCTGCCACCTGGCGGCGGCCTTCGCGGACGGCAAGGTGCACCGCGCCAAGGTGAGTCCGGAGCCTGGCAACGGCAACCGCTACGTAGAGATAACGGGCTCGGTGCTGAACGGGGCCGACGGCAGGCCCGCCCTCGGCATAGAGGTGGTGCGGGACGTCACGGCGCAGCGGCTGGTAGAGCGCGAGGCGGCCCAGTTGAACCTGGCCCTCACCCGGCAGGCCACCGAACTGAAGCAGGTGAACCGTGAGTTGGAGGCCTTCTGCCTGGCGGTTGCCCACGATCTGCGCGCGCCGCTTACCCGGATCTACAGTTCCGCCCAGGAACTGCAGGGGTATTGCGATTTGCTGGACGAAAACGGCCGTTTCTTTGTGTCGCTCGTGAATGACGGCTGCGTCCATATGGAGTCGATGATCGAGGCGCTGATGATCCTTTGCCATGTGACGGAGATGGAGATGGCGCCCGCTCCGGTGGACCTGGCCGAACTGGTGCAGGAACTGGCGGCGCAACTGCAGCTGGACCATCCCGGGCGCAAGGTGACCCTGCGCCTGCCCGAGCGGCTCGTGGTCCAGGGGGACCGGGAGCTCTTGCGCATCGCCATGGAGAACCTCTTGTCCAACGCCTGGAAGTACACCTCCCACGTGGCTATGCCCCTGATAGAACTCGGTTCTTTCGGTAGCGAGCAAGGGGAGCTCGTGATATTTCTGAGAGACAACGGCGCAGGGTTCGACAACGCCCGTGCCGAGGAGCTCTTCAAACCGTTCAGGCGCCTACACTCCGCCCTGGAGTTTCCCGGTACCGGCCTTGGGCTCGCCACGGTACGCCGCATCATTCGCCGGCACAACGGCCAGATCTGGGGAGACGGCACACCCGGGGCCGGCGCGACTTTCTACTTTACCGTCAACGGGTGA
- the amrS gene encoding AmmeMemoRadiSam system radical SAM enzyme, whose translation MKEAMFYEKLDGERVRCGLCRFRCLIGSGKFGHCRVRQNRQGVLYSLVYGRAVAEHVDPIEKKPLFHLLPGSRSYSVATVGCNFRCLHCQNYSISQPDELSVERSGFSLSPGQIVERAQACGCRSIAYTYTEPTIFFEYAFETAKLARAAGLKNIFVTNGYITSEALQTIAPYLDAANIDLKAFSESFYREVVGASLDEVLDCIREYKRLGIWLEITTLVIPNRNDSDRELRDIARFIAEEVGVDTPWHVSQFYPTYRLMDEPRTPVATLRKARDFGLEAGLRYVYEGNVPGEGGENSYCPGCGALVIARYGYVVEKNLLAQGRCPACGAGVEGVWS comes from the coding sequence ATGAAGGAAGCGATGTTCTATGAAAAGCTCGACGGGGAGCGGGTTCGCTGCGGCTTGTGCCGCTTCCGCTGTCTGATCGGCAGCGGCAAGTTCGGACATTGCAGGGTACGCCAGAACCGCCAAGGGGTGCTCTATTCGCTGGTCTATGGCCGCGCCGTCGCGGAGCACGTGGACCCCATCGAGAAAAAGCCCCTTTTTCACCTGCTTCCGGGGAGCCGCTCCTATTCCGTCGCCACTGTCGGGTGCAATTTCCGGTGCCTGCACTGCCAGAACTACAGCATCTCCCAGCCTGACGAGCTAAGCGTGGAGCGCTCGGGCTTTTCCCTTTCCCCGGGACAGATCGTGGAGCGCGCGCAGGCTTGCGGCTGCCGTTCCATCGCCTACACCTACACCGAGCCTACCATCTTCTTCGAATACGCCTTCGAGACGGCGAAACTCGCCCGCGCGGCAGGGCTCAAAAACATCTTCGTCACCAACGGCTACATCACCAGCGAGGCGCTGCAGACGATAGCGCCGTATCTCGACGCGGCCAACATAGACCTGAAGGCCTTCAGCGAGAGCTTTTACCGCGAGGTGGTGGGCGCCTCGCTGGACGAGGTGCTCGACTGCATCAGGGAGTACAAAAGGCTCGGCATCTGGCTCGAGATCACCACCCTGGTGATACCCAACCGCAACGACTCCGATCGGGAGCTGCGCGACATCGCGCGCTTCATAGCTGAGGAGGTCGGTGTGGATACCCCCTGGCACGTGAGCCAGTTCTATCCCACCTATCGCCTGATGGACGAGCCCCGCACCCCCGTCGCCACCTTGAGAAAAGCACGCGACTTCGGGCTTGAGGCCGGACTGCGCTACGTCTACGAGGGTAACGTCCCCGGGGAGGGGGGGGAGAACAGCTACTGCCCTGGCTGCGGCGCGCTCGTCATCGCCAGGTACGGGTATGTGGTGGAGAAAAACCTCCTGGCGCAGGGGCGCTGTCCCGCCTGCGGCGCCGGGGTGGAGGGAGTTTGGAGCTGA
- a CDS encoding TFIIB-type zinc ribbon-containing protein, with amino-acid sequence MQCPHCSSKKGIEIDMHSDGYAKDLLECTSCGTVWLEKQSKIIMVNREQQAA; translated from the coding sequence ATGCAATGCCCCCACTGCAGCAGCAAAAAAGGAATCGAGATCGACATGCATTCCGACGGCTATGCCAAGGACCTCCTGGAATGCACTTCCTGCGGCACGGTCTGGCTGGAAAAACAGAGCAAGATCATCATGGTGAACAGAGAGCAGCAAGCAGCCTGA
- a CDS encoding tRNA-queuosine alpha-mannosyltransferase domain-containing protein translates to MRITLVEPYFTGSHAAWAREYAAHSSHEVELLTLPGRNWKWRMHGGAVTLASRFLELPRPDLILATDMLDLTTFLALTRNQSHGIRTALYFHENQLTYPWSPSDQDPALQRDLHYAFINYASALAADAVLFNSRYHRDSFLGALPAFLKGFPDAVDADSAARIGEKSRVLPLGLDLHKLDRHRPQAGEGARAPLLLWNHRWEFDKAPEPFFEALYQLADEGVEFEVAVVGESFGRAPGVFRQARERLGCRVAQWGFLERFSDYAAWLWRADILPVTSRQEFFGASAVQALYCGCRPLFPDRLAYPEHVPVEAREKVLYREEEAFVDRLRTLILDREDGAALDGFVERYDWEKLAPVYDSFLEGVAAGVDGVVPEVTAW, encoded by the coding sequence ATGCGCATCACCCTGGTCGAGCCCTACTTCACCGGTTCCCATGCCGCCTGGGCGAGGGAATACGCGGCGCACAGCAGCCACGAGGTCGAGCTCCTGACGCTCCCCGGCCGCAACTGGAAGTGGCGCATGCACGGCGGCGCAGTGACCCTTGCCTCCCGCTTTTTGGAGCTGCCGCGGCCGGACCTGATCCTTGCCACCGACATGCTCGACCTCACCACCTTCCTGGCGCTCACCCGCAACCAGAGCCACGGCATTCGCACCGCGCTCTACTTCCACGAGAACCAGCTCACCTATCCCTGGTCCCCCTCCGACCAGGACCCGGCCCTGCAAAGGGATCTGCACTACGCCTTCATCAACTACGCGAGCGCTCTGGCGGCCGATGCGGTCCTCTTCAACTCCCGCTACCATCGAGACTCTTTCCTGGGGGCGCTCCCCGCGTTTCTGAAGGGGTTCCCCGACGCGGTAGACGCAGATTCTGCTGCGCGCATCGGGGAAAAGAGCCGGGTGCTCCCGTTGGGGCTCGACCTGCACAAGCTGGACCGGCACCGCCCGCAGGCGGGCGAGGGTGCCCGGGCGCCGTTGTTACTTTGGAACCATCGCTGGGAGTTCGACAAGGCGCCGGAACCGTTTTTCGAGGCGCTTTACCAACTGGCGGACGAGGGGGTCGAGTTCGAGGTGGCGGTGGTGGGGGAGTCCTTCGGACGCGCCCCCGGGGTGTTCCGGCAGGCGCGCGAACGGCTAGGCTGCCGCGTGGCGCAGTGGGGATTCCTGGAACGTTTCTCCGATTACGCCGCCTGGCTTTGGAGGGCCGACATCCTGCCGGTCACCTCGCGGCAGGAGTTCTTCGGTGCCAGCGCGGTGCAGGCGCTTTACTGCGGCTGCCGCCCCCTTTTCCCGGACCGGCTCGCCTACCCGGAGCATGTGCCTGTCGAGGCGCGGGAAAAGGTGCTCTACCGCGAAGAGGAAGCATTCGTGGACAGGCTGAGAACGCTGATACTTGACCGGGAAGACGGTGCGGCGCTGGACGGTTTCGTGGAACGCTACGACTGGGAAAAGCTGGCGCCTGTTTACGACAGCTTTCTGGAAGGGGTTGCCGCGGGAGTTGACGGGGTGGTGCCGGAGGTTACTGCCTGGTAG
- the rodA gene encoding rod shape-determining protein RodA produces MFDRRLFTNFDWTLLGVVLLITAFGVVNIYSASSSYRDIGTPYYLKQLYWIFAGLILCLTVCSLDYHMLEDFAYWLYGGVLVLLVLVLVAGKTSMGATRWIHLGFFNMQPSEPMKIVIIMTFARFFSRYPIFKGLTLKDLVYPLLILGAPALLIMKQPDLGTAVLVSLIGGTMLLFVGVRWSALASLFAAALPIVYGAWTFGLHDYQKNRIYNFLNPDLDPLGSGYHIIQSKIAVGSGATFGKGFMQGTQSQLRFLPEQHTDFAFSVFAEEWGFAGCLLMLTLYLFLILWGLSIAKRCNDRFGSLLAVGVSAMLFWHIVINMGMVIGLLPVVGVPLPFFSYGGTSMVTSMVGVGILLNISMRRFMF; encoded by the coding sequence ATGTTCGATCGACGGCTATTCACCAACTTCGACTGGACCCTCTTGGGGGTGGTGCTGCTCATCACGGCCTTCGGGGTCGTCAACATATACAGCGCCTCGTCCTCGTACCGGGACATAGGCACCCCCTACTACCTGAAGCAGCTCTACTGGATCTTCGCGGGTCTCATCCTCTGCCTCACGGTCTGCAGCCTCGACTACCATATGCTGGAGGACTTCGCCTACTGGCTCTACGGCGGCGTCCTGGTCCTTCTGGTGCTGGTGCTCGTGGCTGGCAAGACCAGCATGGGGGCGACCCGCTGGATCCACCTCGGCTTCTTCAACATGCAGCCCTCCGAGCCTATGAAGATCGTCATCATCATGACCTTCGCCAGGTTCTTCAGCCGCTACCCGATCTTCAAGGGGCTCACCCTCAAGGACCTGGTCTACCCGCTGCTCATCCTCGGGGCGCCGGCCTTGCTCATCATGAAGCAGCCCGACCTCGGGACCGCGGTGCTGGTGAGCCTGATCGGCGGGACCATGCTCCTTTTCGTAGGGGTGCGCTGGTCCGCGCTCGCCTCCCTCTTCGCCGCCGCACTTCCCATCGTCTACGGCGCCTGGACCTTCGGGCTGCACGACTACCAGAAGAATAGGATCTACAACTTCCTGAACCCCGACCTCGACCCTTTGGGGAGCGGCTACCACATCATCCAGAGCAAGATCGCCGTAGGCTCCGGGGCCACCTTCGGCAAAGGGTTCATGCAGGGGACCCAGTCCCAGCTCCGCTTTCTCCCCGAGCAGCATACCGACTTCGCCTTCTCCGTCTTCGCCGAGGAGTGGGGGTTTGCCGGCTGCCTGTTGATGTTGACCCTCTACCTCTTCCTCATCCTTTGGGGGCTCTCCATCGCCAAACGCTGCAACGACCGTTTCGGTTCCCTTCTGGCCGTCGGCGTCTCCGCGATGCTCTTTTGGCATATCGTCATCAACATGGGGATGGTGATCGGCCTGCTCCCCGTGGTCGGTGTCCCGCTCCCCTTTTTCTCCTACGGCGGCACCTCCATGGTCACCTCCATGGTCGGCGTCGGGATACTTTTGAACATCAGCATGCGGCGCTTCATGTTCTAA
- the mrdA gene encoding penicillin-binding protein 2 gives MKHNILPDDDGGGRRIIGLSLGAFAIFFLLLSRLWYLQVVNADDLMNQSENNRLRFVPVAAPRGAILDRNGKVLVTNTPSFSVAVIPQDVKDKEQLIDNLARYLNLDRNEIETKWNKGQGRAKYYPLVVASGITRDQMEFLEENRLSLSGVNIEMKPIRAYANGTLASHLLGYLGEVNEEELNSEKYQEYNAGDYIGKSGIERAWESYLHGTDGGRQIEVDARGRFLRTVAETGSSVGNTVMLTVDLNLQKAAEQAMGDMAGAVVAMDVNTGEILAFSSNPDYDPALFTGRMPPDTWKQYLEDERHPLENKALKGMYPPGSTFKIITAIAGLEEGLINENTTVECNGSYKFGNATFRCWEHKGHGTVNLRRSLRESCDVFYYKLAERLGVNRIAAYAKRFGLGAPMGIGLENEKGGIIPTEQWKLKRFGKKWFAGETLPVGIGQGYVLTTPVQLASMIATVANEGKIYRPQLVKRVVDADGKVLKEFTPQLAGTTGLKPETYRLVKEGLFAVVNEPRGTGGMARLWEVKVAGKTGSSQVVRDSKAGMAYKYRDHALFVAFAPYEKPEIAVAVVVEHGEHGGSAAAPVTAKVLRAYFEGKGVIKKPVPKVQPQQEGEAVAEPDRQAAPQAPPATPATENRSGNTDR, from the coding sequence ATGAAGCACAACATACTTCCCGACGACGACGGGGGCGGCCGCCGCATCATCGGCCTCTCCTTAGGCGCCTTCGCCATTTTTTTCCTGCTATTGTCCAGGCTCTGGTACCTGCAGGTGGTCAATGCCGACGACCTGATGAACCAGTCCGAGAACAACCGCCTGCGTTTCGTCCCGGTCGCCGCACCGCGCGGCGCCATACTCGACAGAAACGGCAAGGTGCTGGTCACCAACACCCCCTCCTTCTCGGTTGCCGTCATACCTCAGGACGTCAAGGACAAGGAGCAGTTGATAGACAACCTGGCGCGCTACCTGAACCTGGACCGCAACGAGATCGAGACCAAGTGGAACAAGGGGCAGGGGAGGGCCAAGTACTACCCGCTGGTGGTCGCCTCCGGCATCACCCGGGACCAGATGGAGTTCCTTGAGGAGAACCGGCTCTCCCTGTCCGGGGTGAACATCGAGATGAAGCCGATCCGCGCCTACGCCAACGGCACGCTCGCCTCGCACCTTCTGGGGTACCTGGGCGAGGTCAACGAGGAAGAGCTCAACTCGGAAAAGTACCAGGAATACAACGCCGGGGACTACATAGGCAAAAGCGGCATCGAGAGGGCCTGGGAGTCTTACCTGCACGGTACCGACGGCGGGCGCCAGATCGAGGTCGACGCCCGCGGCCGCTTCCTGCGCACCGTGGCCGAGACCGGCTCCAGCGTCGGCAACACCGTGATGCTCACCGTGGACCTGAACCTGCAGAAGGCCGCCGAGCAGGCCATGGGGGACATGGCCGGGGCCGTCGTGGCCATGGACGTGAATACCGGCGAGATCCTCGCCTTCAGCTCCAACCCGGACTACGACCCGGCGCTCTTCACCGGGCGGATGCCCCCCGACACCTGGAAGCAGTATCTCGAAGACGAGCGGCACCCCTTGGAAAACAAGGCGCTCAAGGGGATGTACCCCCCAGGTTCCACCTTCAAGATCATCACCGCCATCGCCGGACTGGAAGAGGGGCTGATCAACGAGAACACCACGGTCGAGTGCAACGGCTCCTACAAGTTCGGCAACGCCACCTTCAGGTGCTGGGAGCACAAGGGGCACGGCACGGTGAACCTTAGGCGCTCGCTGCGGGAATCCTGCGACGTTTTCTACTACAAGCTTGCCGAGCGTCTGGGGGTGAACCGCATCGCGGCCTACGCCAAGCGCTTCGGCCTGGGAGCGCCGATGGGGATCGGCCTTGAGAACGAGAAGGGGGGGATCATCCCCACCGAACAGTGGAAGCTGAAGCGCTTCGGCAAGAAATGGTTTGCCGGCGAGACCCTTCCGGTCGGGATCGGGCAGGGGTACGTGCTCACCACCCCGGTCCAGCTCGCCTCCATGATCGCCACGGTGGCCAACGAAGGAAAAATCTACCGCCCCCAGTTGGTGAAGCGGGTGGTCGACGCGGACGGCAAGGTGCTCAAGGAGTTCACGCCCCAATTAGCGGGGACGACCGGGTTGAAGCCCGAGACCTATCGCCTGGTGAAGGAAGGGCTCTTCGCCGTGGTCAACGAGCCGCGCGGCACCGGCGGCATGGCGAGGCTCTGGGAGGTGAAGGTCGCAGGGAAAACCGGTTCCTCCCAGGTGGTTCGCGACAGCAAGGCGGGGATGGCCTACAAGTACCGGGACCACGCGCTCTTCGTGGCGTTCGCCCCCTATGAAAAGCCCGAGATCGCCGTCGCCGTCGTGGTGGAACACGGCGAGCACGGCGGCAGCGCGGCGGCGCCGGTGACCGCCAAGGTCCTGCGCGCCTACTTCGAGGGGAAAGGCGTCATCAAGAAGCCGGTCCCGAAAGTCCAGCCGCAGCAAGAGGGGGAAGCTGTGGCCGAACCCGACAGGCAAGCCGCGCCCCAGGCTCCCCCGGCTACTCCGGCAACCGAGAACAGGTCCGGCAACACCGACAGATAG
- the mreD gene encoding rod shape-determining protein MreD, whose amino-acid sequence MIAYLKITGIVLAACLLQMTLLPRYLLDPFQPNLLIILVVYLGLKAPHRLAGLAAFALGLLQDSFSGMYLGLHAFSYLCIYLLLSELADRLYTDNRLLFVLVVLLATVFSAALNLLMLAVFSVSQGVYASLLPALIPQALVNALIASLFFGVRLPVEEAR is encoded by the coding sequence TTGATTGCTTATCTGAAAATAACGGGAATCGTTCTCGCCGCCTGCCTGCTCCAGATGACGCTTCTCCCCAGGTACCTGCTGGATCCCTTCCAGCCCAACCTGCTCATCATCCTCGTGGTCTACCTGGGACTTAAGGCGCCGCACCGCTTGGCCGGGCTGGCCGCTTTCGCTCTGGGACTGCTCCAGGACAGCTTTTCCGGCATGTACCTCGGGCTGCACGCCTTCTCCTATCTCTGCATTTACCTGCTGTTGTCCGAGCTGGCCGACCGGCTCTATACCGACAACCGGTTGTTGTTCGTGCTGGTGGTCCTTCTGGCCACCGTGTTCAGCGCCGCCTTGAACCTGCTCATGCTTGCCGTTTTTTCCGTGTCACAAGGGGTTTACGCCTCGCTGCTGCCGGCCCTGATACCCCAGGCGCTGGTAAACGCGCTGATAGCTTCGCTTTTTTTCGGCGTGAGGCTTCCGGTGGAGGAGGCTAGATGA
- the mreC gene encoding rod shape-determining protein MreC — translation MKNFLIRYKRLLLTAGVLLVAFLTYALNLRNKEHANPVERAVMTLTAPIAGSAAFLSGSVGDVWNNYVDLIEVRRENIELRRSVKRLNERIVANHEAVVENQRLKALLELKGSVAIPSIAVSVIGEDSSAWFKTLVVDRGSNDGLVEGMPVVAVGGVVGRVIKVAPQSSRVLLLTDHASAIAAIVQRSRARGVVRGAGGGRCSLEFTVKDEDVKVGDSVISSGIGGVFPKGLPIGEVTMVKKGEYGVFQTIEVRPTVNIGKLEEMLVLVRQQQQ, via the coding sequence ATGAAAAACTTTCTAATCCGCTATAAGCGCTTACTGCTGACCGCCGGTGTCCTTCTGGTGGCCTTCCTCACCTATGCGCTTAACCTCAGGAACAAGGAGCATGCGAACCCCGTGGAGCGCGCCGTGATGACGCTCACCGCTCCGATTGCGGGCTCAGCCGCCTTCCTCAGCGGCTCCGTTGGGGATGTCTGGAACAACTACGTCGATCTCATCGAGGTCAGGCGCGAGAACATCGAACTCAGAAGAAGCGTAAAGCGCCTGAACGAGCGGATCGTCGCCAACCACGAGGCGGTCGTGGAAAACCAGAGGCTCAAGGCCCTGCTCGAACTGAAAGGGAGCGTCGCCATCCCCTCCATCGCCGTCTCGGTGATCGGGGAGGACAGCTCCGCCTGGTTCAAGACGCTGGTGGTCGACCGCGGCAGCAACGACGGACTGGTTGAGGGTATGCCGGTGGTTGCGGTCGGCGGCGTGGTAGGGAGGGTGATCAAGGTGGCTCCGCAAAGCTCCCGGGTGCTGCTTTTAACCGACCATGCCAGCGCCATCGCCGCCATCGTGCAGCGCTCCCGGGCCCGCGGGGTGGTGCGCGGCGCCGGTGGCGGGCGCTGCTCGCTGGAGTTCACGGTCAAGGACGAGGACGTGAAGGTCGGCGACAGCGTGATCAGCTCCGGCATCGGCGGCGTCTTTCCCAAGGGGCTTCCCATCGGGGAGGTGACCATGGTGAAAAAAGGGGAGTACGGCGTCTTCCAGACCATTGAGGTCCGTCCCACGGTCAACATCGGCAAGCTAGAGGAGATGCTGGTGCTGGTCCGGCAGCAACAACAATAG